The genomic stretch GGGCTCTGAGGTCAGCAAGTGGGTTGTGGGGCCGAGTGTGAGACCTTGTAGCACAGGTGGGGGAGTGGCCAGGGTCTGTGGATGGGGTGACAGGCTCTGTGCACTGAGGTCACCTTGGGCCAAGTGTGCTATCAGGTCAACCCTGACAGCTGCattcaaaaaagtttttaattaaaaaagtttttaatttgtaaagGGAATACTGTAGAAtacagttactacaaaatattggctgtattcccatGTTGTCCAgtacatccttgagcctgtcttaACACTCAGTACtttgtacctcccactcccccacaTACACTAGTAACCACTGGTTTGTCCTCTatatgtgtgagtctgtttctttgttaGATTCactagttgtattttttttagattccacatatatatcaTACAGTATGTTTttctatgacttatttcacttagcataatgcccttcaagtccatctatgttgctgcaaatcacAAAATTGCATTCTTTCTGGCTGAGACAGCTGCATTGTACAGTGGAGAGAACAGGCCATAGAGGCACAGAGCAGTCCAGGGTCCCCCGGCTCTAGGGGGCAGAGATGCAGGCAGTGCCCCAACTTGTCCAGCATGCACAGTGCCAGGGGCCACAAAAATGCATTGtcataaaatcagaagaaaaaagtaaatatattgatACAGtctgtattatatttatattttctttataactgtctttttttttaatggaggaagGAGTCCACAATGCAGAAGTGCCTTGGGCCACAGAGGCCATAATGTAGCCCTGAGTCAGGCCCATGTGGAGCTGGAACACCTACCTGGAAGCCGGGGCCCAGGGTGCCTCCTGGGCCCTGGTGAGAGGAGGGCCAGCCCCACTGCCAGAGCCACAAGAGACAACGGGCGTGTGTTCTGATGTTCCCCCAACTAGGGGGCATGCCAGGGTCTGGGAGTGCCCTGGAAGACCTCCAGGCGCGACCTGACCTCCACAGCCCACCCAGGGTCACTGACAGCTGCTGCTATGATATGTCCACAAGTGTGTGGGGGGTGGACCCAGAGCCCTTCCCCCTGTAATGtgtctccctgtccttcccccagGTCCCTGGCCCCAACATGGCCCGTCGCTCCCAGAGCTCCTCCCAGGGGGACAACCCTCTGGCTCCCGGGTACCTGCCCCCGCACTACAAAGAGTATTACCGCCTGGCCGTGGATGCACTGGCTGAGGGCGGGCCAGAGGCATACAGCCGCTTCCTTGCTTCCGAGGGGGCGCCTGCCTTCCTGTGCCCTGAGGAGCTGGAGCACGTGAGCCGCCACCTGCGACCCCCGCAGCATGTTGCCCCTGAGCCCCCGGAAGGCAGCCCCCCCAATTTGGACTTCGATGGCTCCTCTGGTACTTACTGGCCTGTGAACTCCGACCAGGCAGTTCCTGAACTCGACCTAGGCTGGCCCCTGACCTTTGGCTTCCAGGGCACTGAGGTCACCACACTGGTTCAGCCGCCGCCACCTGACAGCCCCAGCATCAAGGATGAGGCTCGAAGGATGATCCGCTCTGCCCAGCAAGTATGCTGTCACAGGCTcagtgggcagtggggaggggcagcCTGCAATGGACCTTGAAGCATGAGTAGGAGTATGAGGGTGAAGGGGAAGTGCATGCCAGTTTAGGGGGCAAGGGTGGGCCAGGATTGGCTGGCCAAGCCTCTCCAGCCCTCAAGCTGTAATGAGGGTGCCCTGGCAGACTTCTTCCAGGGTCATCAGTGGTTTGGTTATCACAAGCTGCAGACTGCACAGGTTTGCCTACCCAGGGTCATGGCTGGTGTCCAGAAGCCCAAGGGCTCTGATGGTTGAGGCCCTTCCTTGCCTGAACTTAATGTTCAGAGAATTCTCTAGTCCTGCCCTCGACTTGCCTCCAACACCAAGCAGTTGGCAAATAGCAAATGGAGCCTGTTAAACCACAGACTTATGGCAGCAGCTCAGATGTAAAGACCCGTCTCTGCCCCTTCACCCCTCCTTCCCAGATGGCAACTCCTTCCCAGGGGCAGGAATGGAGCCTGGGGCTTTGCCTTGCCGCCTCCCCCATCCAGGGCTCTGCCCTGAGCTGAACACCCACCCTGAGCTGAAGAACAACCCTCCCTCAATAGGCTGCAGGCCCTGTGCCTTCCTAGGGCTCCATCATGGGCCACCAGTAACCCCACATCTCTAATGATGGGCCCTTCTGACCTCTGTTCTATGACAGGGCCCCACTCCCCTGCGATGGGCTAGTAGCTATTGTGGGCATTCAGCAATAACCTGCCCCTGCgcccagggggtggggagggcatgAAGGTATGGCTAGAGAATGGTGGGGACAGCTGAGGGTTCGGGCCTCTGTCCCTGCTTCACCCCTGCAGGTGGTGGCTGTGGTGATGGACATGTTCACCGATGTGGACCTTCTCAGTGAAGTGCTGGAGGCCGCTGCGCGCCGCGTCCCAGTCTACATCCTCCTAGACGAGATGAATGCACAGCACTTCCTGGACATGGCCGACAAGTGCCGGGTCAACCTGCACCATGTGGACGTGAGTGGCCAGAGGGCGGGAGGGGATGACCAGGAGGGGCGCAGTGAGGCCCCTCTGCAGAGCCCTAACACCTCTCCCGCCCCAGTTCCTGCGCGTGCGCACTGTGGCCGGCCCCACCTACTACTGCCGCACTGGGAAGTCCTTCAAGGGCCACGTAAAGGAGAAGTTCCTCTTGGTGGATTGTGCCGTGGTGATGAGTGGGAGCTACAGGTGCGCCTAGCCCCTTGCCTCCCTATTCGAGGGCCTCCTTTCCAGAAGCCCTCCTGTAGGGCCCTAACCCTAATGTGCTTGGCCACGCCCCTCCCCACCCGGCCCCGCCCCTTTTATCATAAGATGGTCCCTCGGCGCGCGCCCCCgctcgccccccgcccccagtcttGGCCTTCCCTCTGACTggccccacccccttcccagctTTATGTGGTCCTTCGAGAAGATCCACCGGAGTCTGGTACACGTGTTCCAGGGCGAGCTGGTCTCCAGCTTCGATGAGGAATTCCGCATTCTCTTCGCACAATCCGAGCCGCTGATACCCTCGCCCGGAGCACTGGCCCGCATGGACGCCTATGCCCTGGCTCCATACGCAGGGGCTGGGCCGCTCATGGGCGGCCAGATACCCGGGGCtcctacccccttctccttccccaaacGCGCCCACCTCCTGTTCCCACCACCTCGGGAAGAAGGCCTGGGCTTCCCCTCCTTCCTCGACCCCGACCGCCACTTTCTGTCGGCCTTTCGCCGAGAGGAGTCTTCACGGATGCCCGGGGGCGCCCTGGAGCCGCACGCGGGGCTGCGGCCGCTGTCGCGTAGGCTGGACGCAGAGGCTGGGCCAGGTGGGGAGCTCTCGGGTCCGCGGGGCTTCTTTCAGGCGCGGCACCTAGAGATGGACGCCTTTAAGAGGTACAGCTATGCGGCCGCCGACGGTGCGGGCGCCGTGGAGAACCTGGCGGCCGCACGGCAGGTATCACGGCAGACGTTCCTCAGCCACGGCGATGACCTCCGCTTCCAGACCAGCCACTTCCACCGCGACCAGCTCTACCAACAGCACTACCAGTGGGACCCGCAGCTTGCTCCGGCGCGCCCACAAGGCCTGTTCGAGAAGCTTCGTGCCAGCCGTCCTGGCTTCCCCGACCACGACGAATTCACACTGGGCACCGGGCCACGATTTCCGGAGCTCGGCCTGGACGGACACCAGCGGCTGGACTACGTGCCATCCAGTGCCTCGCGGGAGGTGCGCCATGGCTCAGACCCCGCCTTCGGGCCCGGGCCCCACGGTCTGGAACCCGGCGGGGCCCCTCGTCCCAACCTGGGCCAGCGCTTCCCTTGCCAAGCAGTGACGAGGCTAGGCCCTGAGACGGCGCCCCAGCCCGAGCCGGAGCGCAGGGGTGGGCCCGAGGGGCGGGCCGGACTGCGGCACTGGCGCCTTGCCTCCTACCTGAGCGGCTGTCACAGCGAGGACGCTGGAGACGAGGGCCTGCCTGCACCCATGGAGGCCGAGGCCTATGACGATGACGTGCTGGTTTCTGGGGGTCGGGCGACCGCTGGGGACCTGCTTCCCTCGGCCTTCCGTGTGCCTGCGCCCTTCCCAGGCAAGGGCCTAGTGCCGGGCTCGGGCAGCGGTGGCGGCGACTGCCCGGAGCGCGAGGGCCCGGAGGAGGCGGGCCTGGCCAAGCAGGACTCTTTCCGCTCACGCCTGAACCCGCTGATCCAGCGCAGCTCCCGGCTGCGCTCCTCACTCATCTTCAGCGCTTCACAGGGCGAGGGCGCGGGCGGAGCTGCGGGGGCCTCCACGGAGAAGGCGCAGCTGCTGCACAAGGAGCAGACGCTCAGCGAGATGCTGGGGTCCGGTGGTGAAGCCGTGCGCTCCGCTACCTCCACCAAGGTGGCCGAGCTCCTGGAGAAGTACAAGGGCCCCTCTCGAGACCCTGGTGGCGTGGGGACAGCAGTCACAGTCGCAAGCCATAGCAAGGCTGTCGTGTCCCAGGCGTGGAGGGAGGAGGTGTCTGCGCCTGGCGGCGGCGGTAGCAGTGAACACCGCAGCCTGGAGAGCTGCCTGCTGGACCTGCGTGAGTCCTTTGCACAGCAGCTGCATCAGGAGGCGGAGCGACAACCCGGAGCTGCCACTCTCACCGCTACCCAGCTGCTGGACACGCTGGGCCGGGGCAGCAGTGGCACGGACCGGCTGCCCTCCCGCTTCCTGTCTGCCCAGGGCCACTCCACCTCCCCGCAAGGGCAGGACAGCCCCCCaccagaggggcctggggggcacCAGTCTGAGCCAAAAGGGAGCCCCACCTCAGCCTACCCTGAGCGCAAGGggagtcccactcctgggcttccCGCCCGTAAAGGCAGCCCCACCGCTGGATTTACTGAGCAGAAGGGGAGCCCCACTTCTGTCTACCCTGAGCGCAGGGGCAGCCCAGTGCCTCCTGTTCCAGAGCGCAGGGGCAGCCCTGTGCCCCCTGTGCCTGAGCGCAGGGGCAGCCTCAcccttcccttctccggggaGTCTCCGAAGGCAGGGCCCACAGAGGAGGCGGTTGGCGGCCCCATGGAGGTCCTGCGCAAAGGCTCCGTGCGACTGCGGCAGCTGCTGAGCCCCAAGGGTGAGCGGCGGGCAGAGGATGAGGGCAGCTTTCCGATGCCGCAGGAGAACGGGCAGCCTGAGAGCCCCCAGCGGCCGTCCCTAGGCCGGGTTGACAGCACCGAGGTGGCTGCAGAGGAGCGGGGCCCGTGGGCGCGCGTGTCTTCAGCCACAGCCAATGCCTTGTACAGCAGCAACCTGCGGGACGACACAAAAGCCATCCTGGAGCAGATCAGCGCCCACGGCCAGAAGCATCGCGGAGTCCCTGCCCCAGGCCCGACCCCGGCCCACAGCAGCCCAGAGCTGGGTCGCTCGCCAGCGGCCGGCAGCCTGGCCCCTGACATGTCCGACAAGGACAAGTGCTCGGCCATCTTCCGCTCGGACAGCCTGGGGACCCAAGGCCGGCTGAGCCGCacactgcctgccagtgcagaggaacGCGACCGGCTCCTGCGCCGCATGGAGAGCATGCGCAAAGAGAAGCGTGTCTACAGCCGTTTCGAGGTCTTCTGCAAAAAGGAGGAGCCGGGGGCTCCCGGGGCAGCGGAGGGCCCAGCCGAGGAGGACGCCAGGGACAGCAAGGTGGGCAAGTTCATGCCCAAGATCCTGGGTACATTCAAAAGCAAGAAGTGAGTCACCTGGCCTTCCAGCCCAGGCCGAGGTGCCTGCTGGGCAGAACACTTGGCCCTCAGCCAAAGCCCAGGGAACCGGCTGGGCCAGCCAGAGCTCCGCTCCACCTGAGGCTCAGCCAGCGGCCCTGCCGGCCTCGTGCCCCTGGGTCTCTCCTCCCTTAGAGCTTCAGCCCCAGCTGCCCGCTGCCTTACCACCCCAGCTCTGGCCCTTCACACCTCCGCCTCTGGAGCCTCAGCCTCCCCCTTCTTAGGCATCTGTTTTCCCCCATCTCTCTGTGCCTTAGGCCCCCATACTCTGGGGTCCACATGTCTCAGGGCTTCTGTGTCTCAGGAGTCCCCTCTGCTCATGGCCTGGCTGTGCCGCCCCTGTCCACTGCCTGGCAGCCCCCTCCTCTCTAGGCCTTCATCTTCTCAGGGCCTGTTTCTGCACCTGCAGTCTTAGGGCTCACTTCCTGCCCTTTCCCCAGCacgtccctccttccctccctccggACCCTGCAAGGGCGAGAACCGGGCTTTGTGGCACAACAGCCCAGTGGGTGATGGGAGGCCCTGGCCGGCACCCTGCAAGGGTGAGAACCGGGCTTTGTGGCACAACAGCCCAGTGGGTGATGGGAGGCCCTGGCCGGCACCCTGCAAGGGCGAGAACCGGGCTTTGTGGCACAACAGCCCAGTGGGTGATGGGAGGCCCTGGCCTCACGAAGCATTCCTGACAGACACGTGTTCCCAGGTCCATCTGCAGCCACGCTGCAGAAAGGGCTGGATGTGGAGCCTTGTCCTGTGAGGGCAGAGGACGGCGTGCGATGGCTCCTGAGCCCCGGCACGCTGCTCTGAGGGGTCTCAGTGTCCCTGACGTGGGACCTCTGCACCTCAGTCCCTCATCTAAGTGGTCCTTGCCCTGCAGGTGCCCAGCAGACCCAGACTCCACCCTCTTGTGCATCCTTTCCCCTTTGTCACCAGCCCCCCAAAAATCTGTCCAAGGTTCCCCATTTAGCttgcttgtatctttttttttcacctccaGACAGTAACTGATCTGGAATGATTCATTTTGGCACCAAATGCTTTGAaagccacccctccccccaccatagGTGCTGGTATTGTTAAATTAGTGTTtgtgctatttctttttaaatagttttttttttttttttaagtataggaAAGCCTAATTGCTCTTTGGGGACTGTTGGGTGTGGCCACAGTCCTGACTGAGCCCCTGCGCCCTGGTGGCCCGTGGTCTCGTCACCAAAGCCACCACCCAGGTGGGGTGACAGCAGAGACTTTGGTTCGAATGGAAAAGGCCTCTGGGGAGCCGGATGAGCCGGAGCATCTCTGGTCCTCGATGTGCTTGCTGACACGTTTGGTTTGGCCTGGCCTGGTGTGCAGCTGTTCTGAGCAGACCAGGCTGGGCCTGTCGCTGACGGAGAGCCCTCGCAGGAAGTGGAGGTTCTGCCCAGGGAGAGACCCGAGGCCTTCGGACCCTCCCATCTGCGTCCTCCACGTCATGCTTAATAAGACCTCACCTCAAATGTGATTCTGCACATTTTggtgttaataaaaaaaaaacacacgaaATATTCTGTCATGTTCccaaatacatatacataacaTCACCCAGTTATAATTGTAGCCTTTAGCCCTATTAATGTCTCAGGTTTCTCTCTGGACACCACCATCCATCCCTGTGGGGTGGACTAGAGACCCCTCCCCATCTATACTGCCACCACCTCTACCCACATCTTCTAACCACCATAAACCCCTTTCACCTCTCAGCCACTTTCCGTGACAGGCCTCACTTCACCGGCCCTCTGTGTAGGCACAGCCCATTGGCAAACCCCTGGTTGCCAAGCCCAGCAGACACTTCCTAGCCTCTTCTGGAAGTTCCCATCAACCTGGGGCTGCCCTTGGCCCGGGTGCCAAGCAGCCATTTGTCTACTTGCCTGGGCCTcccagaccctccagtcttacaGCACCACCTCTGCACTCAGGGCTTCTTGGGTGCCCTGCCCCTTTCTGGGCAGTGGCATTCATTCTGCAGCCCTATGGGTCCCCTGTATTCATTGCTTGAGCTATACCTCAGGCTCTAAAAATGCAAAAAGCTGCCCCTTTAGGCAGCCCCATCTCATGACTGGCTCGCCTGCAAGTCAGAACCACGGCCCCTCCCTGGCCTTCCCCAAGCCCTGTTCTGCCTTCTGAGTAGCTGCCAGGTCTGGGTCACCCCCTGCCCAGCTCTCCTGGATccattcctctccctcccctgcagCAGCTGATGTCTTCACAGTAGGGCGGAGCCACCTGCTCCTGGCTGAAAAGCCCTTGGGCCAGGAACACCTCCAACCAGGCACTGAAAAGTGGCCTCCCTGCGTCCTGACCACTGCCGAGGGTGGGGACAGTATGAGGTGTGCATGGAACCAGGAGATACCTCAGTGCTGGCTGGGACCCTCCCACTCCTCAGTCCCACACCCCTAGTCTGGGCTCACTCTGGGCGCTTTGCCTGGTGATACCAGGGGAGGAAGCCTTGAGCCCCACAAGACATTCACAGCTGCTCTCCTCTTCCCCAGCCAAGGTCTGGAGACAGACCGAGCGCCTGTCACCGTGTTGGTGGGGCGTGACTGACTGCAGTCAGGGGCAGTGTCCCACGTTCTCCCCTTTCCTGCTGTGGCTCAGGGCCACAAGTGTGGTCACACGGTGGCTTGCAGCCCGGCAACATGCACTGAACAAGACCCTCCCAGGCAGGATCACCGTGGGGACCACCTCGCTCCTGCAGCACCCCCAGCTGGGACCTGAGGTGCTCAGGCACCAGGCAGGCCCTGGATGCTGTGGACAGAGGTGACCCCAAGGCAACCCCCAGGCAGCCTTAAGATAGAAAGTGCTGGACACTGAGCAGACCGGAGCCCAGGTGACAGCATATGGCAGCCTGGAGGCCTCTCAAGGGCTCTGTCCTCCAGAAGGGAAAAGGTTTGGTGCAGCCTCGCTGGCAGACCCTGGCTGAGGGTGACAGATGGGCAGGCGGGTGGGGGACAGATAGAACTTTATTGGAGGAAGTGATAGAGATTGGGTGTGAACCTCGGCGGCCTGGGGCTTAAATGTGGCCAGGAGAGGGTGCTTTGGGGAAAAGGGAGGTGGAGAGCACCGGGGGCTTGGGCCCGGGAACCTGCCGGAGGAGGGGCAACCTAGGGAGTGGGGCGGGGCTGGGCACCGGGGAGGTCCGCTTGAAGACCCGCAGGGCGGCTCAGGCGCCGAGGTCCCcggggggaggggcaggcagccCAGCGCCGAGAGGCAGACGGTCCCGTAGGCTTGGGAATAGCCCCCCAGCGCGGCCCGCGTGGCCCCCTGGGCCCCCTGCGCTGCCGAGGCATCGAACATCCTCCGACTGGGCCGGGCCGCCCCCGGAGGTCGAGGAGGAACCTGCACACAGATGAGGATCGAGGACCGTGGAGGAGCGCCCGGCACCGGGAGCGGCCGgcggaggggaagggggtggggggtggggacggGGCGCGGGACGCGCGGACTCACCCGTGGCGCGCCGGGCGCGTTCGCACCGCGGTCCGGGATCCGGTCACTCCTGATCAGGGCCCGGACGGCCACCTGGGCGGCGGCCTGCGAGGTCAACGAGGGCACCGCCTCCCTTGCGCTGGGCTTCACCTGGGAAGGGGCGAGTGGCAGCGTCACCGGCGCCCGTGTAAACGAGCAGTGGGAGCGGTCCTGCTGCGCCCCCACCACGACCTACCCACAAGGATGACGTCGCCCCGCCGGGCCTCGCCCCTCTCCCAGGACCTGCTGGGGGCAGAGGCTGGTGCAGGGGGGCTGAGTTCTGCCTGGGAGGGTCCTGGGCTCTGCCGGGGGCATCTGTGGGGTCGGGAGACCAAACCCCGGGGTCAGGAGTCCGGCGCTGCTGGAGGTTGGTGGCCCCACACATCGGCCGTCAGACCACGCACCGTGCACAGGGCGGTGGCCGGGGTTACTCCGAGGCCGGCCTCCGGGGTTCCACGCAGGCGAGCCCAAGGGCAGCTGGGCCTCCGGCTCGGGGGTTGGGGGGCTGTCCCCCAGACCCGTCTCCTTCGGGAGGTGGCCGTGGCCCTTGCGCTCCAAGATCATCT from Odocoileus virginianus isolate 20LAN1187 ecotype Illinois unplaced genomic scaffold, Ovbor_1.2 Unplaced_Contig_23, whole genome shotgun sequence encodes the following:
- the FAM83H gene encoding protein FAM83H, whose amino-acid sequence is MARRSQSSSQGDNPLAPGYLPPHYKEYYRLAVDALAEGGPEAYSRFLASEGAPAFLCPEELEHVSRHLRPPQHVAPEPPEGSPPNLDFDGSSGTYWPVNSDQAVPELDLGWPLTFGFQGTEVTTLVQPPPPDSPSIKDEARRMIRSAQQVVAVVMDMFTDVDLLSEVLEAAARRVPVYILLDEMNAQHFLDMADKCRVNLHHVDFLRVRTVAGPTYYCRTGKSFKGHVKEKFLLVDCAVVMSGSYSFMWSFEKIHRSLVHVFQGELVSSFDEEFRILFAQSEPLIPSPGALARMDAYALAPYAGAGPLMGGQIPGAPTPFSFPKRAHLLFPPPREEGLGFPSFLDPDRHFLSAFRREESSRMPGGALEPHAGLRPLSRRLDAEAGPGGELSGPRGFFQARHLEMDAFKRYSYAAADGAGAVENLAAARQVSRQTFLSHGDDLRFQTSHFHRDQLYQQHYQWDPQLAPARPQGLFEKLRASRPGFPDHDEFTLGTGPRFPELGLDGHQRLDYVPSSASREVRHGSDPAFGPGPHGLEPGGAPRPNLGQRFPCQAVTRLGPETAPQPEPERRGGPEGRAGLRHWRLASYLSGCHSEDAGDEGLPAPMEAEAYDDDVLVSGGRATAGDLLPSAFRVPAPFPGKGLVPGSGSGGGDCPEREGPEEAGLAKQDSFRSRLNPLIQRSSRLRSSLIFSASQGEGAGGAAGASTEKAQLLHKEQTLSEMLGSGGEAVRSATSTKVAELLEKYKGPSRDPGGVGTAVTVASHSKAVVSQAWREEVSAPGGGGSSEHRSLESCLLDLRESFAQQLHQEAERQPGAATLTATQLLDTLGRGSSGTDRLPSRFLSAQGHSTSPQGQDSPPPEGPGGHQSEPKGSPTSAYPERKGSPTPGLPARKGSPTAGFTEQKGSPTSVYPERRGSPVPPVPERRGSPVPPVPERRGSLTLPFSGESPKAGPTEEAVGGPMEVLRKGSVRLRQLLSPKGERRAEDEGSFPMPQENGQPESPQRPSLGRVDSTEVAAEERGPWARVSSATANALYSSNLRDDTKAILEQISAHGQKHRGVPAPGPTPAHSSPELGRSPAAGSLAPDMSDKDKCSAIFRSDSLGTQGRLSRTLPASAEERDRLLRRMESMRKEKRVYSRFEVFCKKEEPGAPGAAEGPAEEDARDSKVGKFMPKILGTFKSKK
- the MAPK15 gene encoding mitogen-activated protein kinase 15 isoform X3; the protein is MLLQEFGDHPNIIRLLDVIPAENDRDIYLVFESMDTDLNAVICKGTLLKDTHKRYIFYQLLRATKFIHSGRVIHRDQKPSNVLLDASCLVKLCDFGLARPLSGLPAVPEGHALTEYVATRWYRAPEVLLSSSWYTPGVDMWSLGCILGEMLQGRPLFPGTSTLHQLELILEAIPPPSKEDLLALGSGCNISVLQHLGSRPRQTLDALLPPDTPPDALDLLSRLLVFAPHKRLSAAQALQHPYVQRFHCPAGEWTLGGAVQLPVQEGAQLSAADYRRRLYKMILERKGHGHLPKETGLGDSPPTPEPEAQLPLGSPAWNPGGRPRSNPGHRPVHDAPGRAQDPPRQNSAPLHQPLPPAGPGRGARPGGATSSLWVKPSAREAVPSLTSQAAAQVAVRALIRSDRIPDRGANAPGAPRVPPRPPGAARPSRRMFDASAAQGAQGATRAALGGYSQAYGTVCLSALGCLPLPPGTSAPEPPCGSSSGPPRCPAPPHSLGCPSSGRFPGPSPRCSPPPFSPKHPLLATFKPQAAEVHTQSLSLPPIKFYLSPTRLPICHPQPGSASEAAPNLFPSGGQSP